GCGCTATCAGGTCCGCGGTCCGTCATCGTCACCAGCATCGATGACAGCATCGCACCGAGCTCCGGCTCCAGGCTTTTATCCTTCAGGAAGAGACCCACAATTCCGCACATGACAGACCCTCCATTTCGCGTCTGCAAACTGACTATCAGGTCTGCTTTGGCTTTTCAACCTGCAGGAATATTTTTTTCTTTTAAGGCAAGTCAGTCATTCTTGCCGCGTTGCGGATAGCTGATGATGGAAAGGTAGCGGCTTGGGAGTTTCACGAGTTCTTCCGGCCCGTGCGGCGCATCGGCGTCGAAGAACAGGCTGTCGCCCGGCTGCATCGGGAAAAGCTGGTCGCCATGGCGATAGACGACCTCACCTTCCAGCATGTAGATCAGCTCCATGCCCTCGTGCTGGAAGGTCGGAAAGACATCCGAATCCGTCGTCAGCGTAATGAGATAGGGTTCGACGACCACGCCGCTGCTGTTGTTGTCGATATGGCCGAGCAGATTATACTGATGGCCGGCGCGCGTGCCGCGCCGCTCAAGCTCGATGCCCTGCCCCGCCTTGACGAAGACGGCGTTGTGCGGTTCCTCGTAGCGGCGGAAGAAGGCCGTCAACGGCACGCCGAGGGCGCGCGACAGCGACTGCAAGGTCGTCAGCGATGGCGAGATATTGCCGTTTTCGATCTTTGACAGCATGCCGAGCGAAATGCCGGTCGCCGCCGCAAGGTCGGTGACGGTTATGCCGAGCTTCTTGCGATAGGCGCGCACCTCATGGCCAATCGCCATTTCGAGATTGTTTTCCTTCGGCTCGCGCACCGCATGCGGATTCTGGGACAGGGCCTGACGCGCCGCTTGGGCATGCTCCTGGCTCGACGCTTCATCCAGTTTGATCTTCATTCACGGTCCTTCGTACACTCGCTCTTTACAATAGCCTATCGCCAGAGTGAAATCTTCTCAACCCTGAAGAAAGTCAGAGCTTGCGGACCGAACTCGGACTAGTGCCGTAAAAGCCGCGAAAGAGGCGCGAAAAATGCGCAGCGCCGGAAAAACCTGTCGCAATGGCGATCTCGGAGATCGACAGCGGGCTCTGCTCAAGGAGCCTTCGGGCATGCTGCAGCCTGATGCGTCTGTATTGCTCGATAAAGGTCGTATCGAGGTGAGTGGCGAACAGCCGGTCGAGATGGCGCGGTGTCACCCCGGCAATACGGGCCATGGCTGCACGATTGAGCGGCATCTCGATGGTTTCCTCCATCTTTTCCAGGACGCTCAGCAGACCCGGATGGTGCACGCCGTAGCGCTCGGCAAGGGAAGCGCGCTGCGGCGCTGTCGGCTGACCGACCTCGGTATGCAGGAACCAGTCGCTGACCCGGCGGGCAAAATCCGGCCCCAAGTGCTCGCCTATCAACGCATGCATCATATCGAGCGGCGCAATGCCGCCGCCGCAGGTAATGCGATTGCCGTCGACGACGAAACGCGCCTGACGCGGCGACAGGTCGGGAAAGGCTTCGAGAAGTGCCGGCGCATGCTCCCAATGGATTGTAAAGTCACGGCCTGCCAGCAGCCCGGCCGCAGCCAGCAGATATGGGCCGCCCGAAATGCCGCCGATGCGCACGCCTTCGCGCGCTAGCTGCCTTATGCAGGAAAGCACAGCCGGATAGTGCCAGTCGCGCGGCGAACCGCCGGCGCAGACGAAAACAGTGCCGAGCCCAAAACCGCGACCGGGAAGCGGTGCGGCCGGAACGGGGACGCCACCGGAAGACAACACCGCCCCACCCTCAGGCGAAAAGCACGAGATGCGGTAGATTTCCCGCCCGGCAAGCAGATTGGCGGCCCGCAGCGGCTCGCTCGCCGAGGCATAGGACATCAGGGCAAATCCCGGCAGAAGGATGAAACCGATGGAATGCAGGTTTTTTGCTTCGATCAACGCCATGTCCCGTTCTTATCGATAAACGTCCCAAACAGGCAAGTCGCCTCTTGCCTTTGTGGCATCATGGCACCAGTTCCCACCGGATCCATCCATGCGCTATTCCGCTCTTTCCATCTTCCTAAACGGGCTTCGCGGCAACAAGGACTGGGCACCTGCCTGGCGCCAGCCTTCGCCGAAGCCACATTATGACGTGATCATCGTGGGTGGCGGCGGCCATGGCCTTTCGACGGCCTATTATCTCGCCAGGACATTCGGCATCACCAATGTCGCCGTGCTGGAGAAGGGCTATCTCGGCTCCGGCAATATCGGCCGCAACACGACGATCATCCGCTCCAATTACCTGCTGCCCGGCAACAACCCTTTCTACGAGCTCTCGATGAAGCTCTGGGAAGGCCTGGAACAGGACTTCAACTTCAACGCCATGGTCTCGCAGCGCGGCGTGCTGAACCTCTTCCATTCCGATGCGCAGCGCGATGCCTACACAAGACGCGGCAATGCTATGCGCCTGCACGGCGTCGATGCAGAACTCCTCGACCGGGCGGCGGTCCGCAAGATGCTGCCCTTCCTCGATTTCGACAATGCCCGTTTCCCCGTCATGGGCGGTCTCCGTCAGCCGCGCGGCGGCACGGTACGCCACGATGCGGTCGCCTGGGGCTATGCCCGCGGCGCCGACAGCCGCGGCGTCGACATCATCACCCAGTGCGAGGTCACCGGCATTCGCTGCGAGAATGGCAGGGTGACAGGCGTCGAGACCACCAGGGGCTTCATCGGTTGCGGCAAGCTGGCGCTTGCTGCCGCCGGCAATTCCACCGTGGTCGCCGATATGGCGGGCCTGCGCCTGCCGATCGAGAGCCATGTGCTGCAGGCCTTCGTCACCGAAGGGCTGAAGCCTTTCATCGATACCGTCGTCACCTTCGGCGCCGGCCATTTCTACGTTTCGCAATCGGACAAGGGTGGCCTCGTCTTCGGCGGCGATATCGACGGCTACAATTCCTATGCCCAGCGCGGCAATCTCGCCACTGTCGAGCACGTCGCCGAAGCCGGCGTCGCGATGATCCCGTCGCTGACGCGGGTCAGATATCTGCGCAGCTGGGGCGGCGTGATGGACATGAGCATGGACGGCTCGCCGATCATCGACCGAACCCATATCGACAATCTCTACCTGAATGCCGGCTGGTGCTATGGCGGCTTCAAGGCGACACCCGCCTCCGGCTATTGCTACGCCCATCTGATCGCCCGCAACGAGCCGCACGAGACGGCGCGCGAGCTGCGCCTCGACCGCTTCCGGCGCGGCTATCAGATCGACGAAAAGGGCGTCGGCGCCCAGCCCAACCTGCATTGAGGATATGAGACCATGGCAAGCCTGATTTCCTGCCCTCATTGCGGGGTCCGCCCCAGGGAAGAATTCACCATCCGGGGCGATGCGAGCCTGACCCGACCGGCAGCCGATGCCGGCGGTGACGCCTGGTACGAGTACATCTATCTGCGCGACAATCCGAGGGGGCGGCACAAGGAGTACTGGCACCACTCCTCCGGCTGCCGGCGCTGGCTGATTGTCGAGCGCGACACCGTCACCCACGCCGTTCACACCGTCTGCGATGCCGCGCTTGCCAAGCTCGGAGGTGCGGCATGACGAGTTCGCGGCTTCCCAGCGGTGGCCGGATCGACCGGTCGCGCACCTTGAACTTTACCTTCGACGGCAGACAACTGACCGGCCATCCCGGCGATACGCTCGCCTCCGCCCTTCTTGCCAATGGCATCCAGCTCGTCGGCCGCAGTTTCAAGTATCATCGGTCGCGCGGCATCCTGACGGCGGGCGCGGCCGAGCCCAACGCACTGGTCACGACGGGTACGGGCGGCCGCACAGAGGCCAATACGCGTGCGACGACGATCGAGCTCCATGAGGGGCTCATCGCCCGCAGCCAGAACCGCTGGCCCTCGCTCGACTTCGACATTGGCGCCGTCAACGGCCTGCTGTCGCCCTTCCTGAGTGCAGGCTTCTACTACAAGACCTTCATGTGGCCGGCCGCCCTTTGGGAAAAGCTCTACGAGCCGCTGATCCGCAAGGCCGCCGGCCTCGGCAAGGCTTCCTACGAACCGGATCCGGATTCCTACGAGAAATGCTGGGCTCACTGCGACTTGTTCGTCATTGGCGCGGGGCCTGCCGGCCTTGCCGCGGCGCTGACGGCCGGACGCGCCGGTGCCCGCGTCATCCTCGCCGACGAAGGTTTTGCGCTCGGCGGCAGCCTGCTTCTCGAAAACGGGACCGCACTTCAGGACATGCTCAATGAGCTCGAAGGCCTGCCGAACGTCCGTCTCCTGGCGCGCACCACCGTCGTCGGCTGGTACGACGACAATGTCTTCGGCGCTGTCGAGCGCGTGCAAAAACATGTGGCACTGCCGGATCCGCATCGGCCCGTCGAGCGCCTCTGGCGCATCATCGCCAAACAGGCGATCCTCGCCTCGGGCGCCGAAGAGCGGCCGCTCGTCTTCGGCGGCAACGATATTCCAGGCGTGATGATGGCGGGCGCGATGCACAGCTATCTCAGCCGGCAAGCGGTGACGCCCGGCGCCCGCACCGTGATCTTCACCAGCAATGCGTTCGGCTACCGCACGGCAGCCGCGCTCGAAGCCGCCGGTGTCGATGTCGCCGCCATCGTCGACAGCCGCGACGCGGCCAACAATACCTGGTCCGGACGCGCCCGCGTGCTGAACGGCAGCCGGGTGCGCGACGCGCATGGCGGCAAGCGCCTGCGCCATGTCACGATCGAGACCGCTTCGGCAACACAGCGCATCGAGGCGGATGCGCTTGCCATGTCCGGCGGCTGGAGCCCGATCATCCACCTTGCCTGCCATCGCGGCGCCAAGCCGGTCTGGTCGGAGGAAAAGGCAGCCTTTCTGGCGCCGGAACGCCAGCAGGGCCTGTCGATTGCCGGCTCTGCGGCCGGGCTCGGCTCGACGGAAGCCTGCCTCGGCGACGGCGCGGCCAAGGCAGTCGAGGCGCTGCAGGCGATCGGCTTCGTCAAGGTCGCGGCCGCCTTCGCGCCCGTCGAGGACACCGCGGCGGCATCGAAGCCGCTCTGGTTCGTCAAGGGCGCAAAGGGCAAGGCCTTCGTCGATTATCAAAACGACGTACACCTCAAGGATCTCGGCCTTGCCGTTCGCGAGGGATATGGGCATGTCGAGCTTGCCAAACGCTACACGACAAGCGGCATGGCGACCGACCAGGGGAAGCTCGCCAATATCAATGCGATCGGCATCCTGGCCGAGGCGCGCGGCGTGTCGCCTGCCGAAGTCGGCACCACCACATTCCGTCCCTTCTATACGCCTGTCTCCTTCGGCGCCCTGACAGGCGCCTCGCGCGGCCGCGATTTTCAGCCAGTGCGCAGGTCGCCACTACATGGCTGGGCCAAGAAGAATGGCGCCGTCTTCGTCGAGACCGGGCTCTGGTACCGCTCCTCCTGGTTTCCACGCGCAGGGGAGACGAACTGGCGCGAGAGCGTCGACCGCGAGGTGTTGAACATCCGGCAGAATGCCGGCATCTGCGACGTCTCCACCCTCGGCAAGATCGAGATCTTCGGCAGGGATGCCGCTGCCTTCCTCGACCGCGTCTACTGCAACGGCTTTGCCAAACTGCCGGTCGGCCGGGCGCGCTACGGCATCATGCTGCGCGAGGATGGCATGATCTACGACGACGGCACGACGAGCCGTTTCGCCAACGACCATTTCTTCATGACGACGACGACGGCGCTCGCCGCCGGCGTGTTGACCCATCTCGAATTCTGCGCCCAGACGCTCTGGCCGGAGCTCGACGTCCGTTTTGCCTCCTCGACCGACCAATGGGCGCAAATGGCGGTTGCCGGCCCGAAATCGCGCGCGATCCTCTCCGAGATCGTCGACGAGGATATTTCCGATGCCGCCTTTCCCTTCATGAGTGCTCGCACGGTCTCGCTCTTCGGCGGCGCGCTCGAAGGCCGGCTCTTTCGGATCTCTTTCTCCGGCGAACTCGCCTATGAACTTGCCGTGCCGGCCGGCTACGGCGAATGGGTCGCCGATCGGATCATGCAGGCTGGTGAAAAACACGGCATCTGCCCTTATGGCGCCGAGGCCCTCGGTGTCATGCGCATAGAGAAGGGCCATGTCACCCATGCCGAGATCAACGGCACGGTGACGCCTGGCGACCTCGGATTCGCCCGCATGGTTTCCACCACCAAGCCTGATTTCATCGGTAAGGCAATGCTCGCCCGCGAAGGTTTGCAGGCAAAGGACCGCCCCCGCCTCGTCGGCGTCAAGCCGCTCGATCCGGCGACGAGCTTTCGCACCGGTTCGCATATCCTTGCCGAACATGCCACGGCGACCCTTGAAAACGATCAGGGTTACGTGACCTCGAGCGCATTCTCGCCAAGCCTTGGCCACACGATCGGCCTTGCGCTCGTCAGGCGCGGGCCGGAACGGTTGGGGGAAAAGGTCGTGGTTTGGAACGGCCTCAGAAATGAATTCACCGAAGCGGTGCTTTGCAGTCCCGTCTTCGTCGATCCCGACAATGAGAAACTCCATGTCTGAACGCCCCGAACACAAGCCGGCCCTTGCCGGCAAAGCCACAACGGAAGGGTCCGGCATCCGGCTGGAGCCCTTGCCGGAGGGTCACCTTCTGCATGTCATGGGTGCGTTCGACGGCGACACGCTTGCAGAATCGCTTACTGCGGCTGGACTGGCAAAGAGCGCGATCCAACGGGCGGGCTATCAACAATGGTACGTAACAGGAGATGAAATCCTCCCACCCGCGCAAATCGCGCTGCTTGCCGATCACTTGAGAGGCAAGGGTTTCGTCTGCGACCAGAGCCACGGCCGCATCCGCATCGCTCTGTCCGGTTTCCGCGCCCTAGAACTGCTTTCTCAGGGGACGGCAGTCGATCTTGACCCCGCCGCCTTCCCCGTCGGACACTCGGCAGTCACACTCTTCGGACATATCTCGGTGCAGCTGACGCGCACGCACGCCACACGCTTCGAGTTCGCAGCGTTGCGCAGCTTTGCCGAAAATCTCTACGACATGCTCGAACATGCCGCCCTCGCCTCAGCGTAAGCCAGCGATCGGATCGATGACGACAGCCCTCCCATAAGACCCAGCAGCCTTGCGCGGGCTGCGTTATTGCATCTCGATTTGTCGGCCATGAAAATCAGGGCTTTTCGGGCTGCAAATCAACCGGTCGAGGGCAAATGAACGCAATCGGTTTTATCTGATCGCGTCGAAGATTGATGCTGGTCAAAGCATCATCC
The window above is part of the Rhizobium sp. WYJ-E13 genome. Proteins encoded here:
- a CDS encoding sarcosine oxidase subunit gamma — protein: MSERPEHKPALAGKATTEGSGIRLEPLPEGHLLHVMGAFDGDTLAESLTAAGLAKSAIQRAGYQQWYVTGDEILPPAQIALLADHLRGKGFVCDQSHGRIRIALSGFRALELLSQGTAVDLDPAAFPVGHSAVTLFGHISVQLTRTHATRFEFAALRSFAENLYDMLEHAALASA
- a CDS encoding sarcosine oxidase subunit alpha family protein; the protein is MTSSRLPSGGRIDRSRTLNFTFDGRQLTGHPGDTLASALLANGIQLVGRSFKYHRSRGILTAGAAEPNALVTTGTGGRTEANTRATTIELHEGLIARSQNRWPSLDFDIGAVNGLLSPFLSAGFYYKTFMWPAALWEKLYEPLIRKAAGLGKASYEPDPDSYEKCWAHCDLFVIGAGPAGLAAALTAGRAGARVILADEGFALGGSLLLENGTALQDMLNELEGLPNVRLLARTTVVGWYDDNVFGAVERVQKHVALPDPHRPVERLWRIIAKQAILASGAEERPLVFGGNDIPGVMMAGAMHSYLSRQAVTPGARTVIFTSNAFGYRTAAALEAAGVDVAAIVDSRDAANNTWSGRARVLNGSRVRDAHGGKRLRHVTIETASATQRIEADALAMSGGWSPIIHLACHRGAKPVWSEEKAAFLAPERQQGLSIAGSAAGLGSTEACLGDGAAKAVEALQAIGFVKVAAAFAPVEDTAAASKPLWFVKGAKGKAFVDYQNDVHLKDLGLAVREGYGHVELAKRYTTSGMATDQGKLANINAIGILAEARGVSPAEVGTTTFRPFYTPVSFGALTGASRGRDFQPVRRSPLHGWAKKNGAVFVETGLWYRSSWFPRAGETNWRESVDREVLNIRQNAGICDVSTLGKIEIFGRDAAAFLDRVYCNGFAKLPVGRARYGIMLREDGMIYDDGTTSRFANDHFFMTTTTALAAGVLTHLEFCAQTLWPELDVRFASSTDQWAQMAVAGPKSRAILSEIVDEDISDAAFPFMSARTVSLFGGALEGRLFRISFSGELAYELAVPAGYGEWVADRIMQAGEKHGICPYGAEALGVMRIEKGHVTHAEINGTVTPGDLGFARMVSTTKPDFIGKAMLAREGLQAKDRPRLVGVKPLDPATSFRTGSHILAEHATATLENDQGYVTSSAFSPSLGHTIGLALVRRGPERLGEKVVVWNGLRNEFTEAVLCSPVFVDPDNEKLHV
- a CDS encoding GlxA family transcriptional regulator: MALIEAKNLHSIGFILLPGFALMSYASASEPLRAANLLAGREIYRISCFSPEGGAVLSSGGVPVPAAPLPGRGFGLGTVFVCAGGSPRDWHYPAVLSCIRQLAREGVRIGGISGGPYLLAAAGLLAGRDFTIHWEHAPALLEAFPDLSPRQARFVVDGNRITCGGGIAPLDMMHALIGEHLGPDFARRVSDWFLHTEVGQPTAPQRASLAERYGVHHPGLLSVLEKMEETIEMPLNRAAMARIAGVTPRHLDRLFATHLDTTFIEQYRRIRLQHARRLLEQSPLSISEIAIATGFSGAAHFSRLFRGFYGTSPSSVRKL
- a CDS encoding sarcosine oxidase subunit beta family protein, which produces MRYSALSIFLNGLRGNKDWAPAWRQPSPKPHYDVIIVGGGGHGLSTAYYLARTFGITNVAVLEKGYLGSGNIGRNTTIIRSNYLLPGNNPFYELSMKLWEGLEQDFNFNAMVSQRGVLNLFHSDAQRDAYTRRGNAMRLHGVDAELLDRAAVRKMLPFLDFDNARFPVMGGLRQPRGGTVRHDAVAWGYARGADSRGVDIITQCEVTGIRCENGRVTGVETTRGFIGCGKLALAAAGNSTVVADMAGLRLPIESHVLQAFVTEGLKPFIDTVVTFGAGHFYVSQSDKGGLVFGGDIDGYNSYAQRGNLATVEHVAEAGVAMIPSLTRVRYLRSWGGVMDMSMDGSPIIDRTHIDNLYLNAGWCYGGFKATPASGYCYAHLIARNEPHETARELRLDRFRRGYQIDEKGVGAQPNLH
- a CDS encoding sarcosine oxidase subunit delta codes for the protein MASLISCPHCGVRPREEFTIRGDASLTRPAADAGGDAWYEYIYLRDNPRGRHKEYWHHSSGCRRWLIVERDTVTHAVHTVCDAALAKLGGAA
- a CDS encoding helix-turn-helix domain-containing protein is translated as MKIKLDEASSQEHAQAARQALSQNPHAVREPKENNLEMAIGHEVRAYRKKLGITVTDLAAATGISLGMLSKIENGNISPSLTTLQSLSRALGVPLTAFFRRYEEPHNAVFVKAGQGIELERRGTRAGHQYNLLGHIDNNSSGVVVEPYLITLTTDSDVFPTFQHEGMELIYMLEGEVVYRHGDQLFPMQPGDSLFFDADAPHGPEELVKLPSRYLSIISYPQRGKND